One region of Ictalurus punctatus breed USDA103 chromosome 6, Coco_2.0, whole genome shotgun sequence genomic DNA includes:
- the st6gal2a gene encoding beta-galactoside alpha-2,6-sialyltransferase 2, translating into MKASMKQWRLALGLMLTWALLFLALFSYFMESRVDEAMALSHADTRRLTSVQGNTRSAMMIPRQTLPATSASTTSRAQKERIPNSEQEAYVYPDEHNLATWSVRSRSGTVIHTVEKQESNQTFSQLVEEEDEEEVVEMIDEEDRSRRNQRKTNNWFDSNPEEFYTIKSTSVVQRLWQGRASLDMLSPRLQKAVKDYMNVNKHGVSYRGRRSVGMSRTRLLCEMKRKAKVKTLNGEERPFSSLGWQKIVPALPLERLYGPGFGSCAVVTSAGAILHSGLGKEIDSHDAVLRFNSAPTKGYERDVGNKTTIRVINSQILANSRHQFNISSLYKNMTLVAWDPAPYTVNLHKWYKNPDYNLFTPYMKYRKQFPDQPFYILHPKFIWQLWDVIQANTLENIQPNPPSSGFIGILLMMWLCDEVDVYEYIPSLRQTDLCHYHERYYDAACTLGAYHPLLYEKVLIQRANSGSQSDLRRKGKVTLPGFRTIHCNP; encoded by the exons ATGAAGGCCAGCATGAAGCAGTGGCGTCTGGCGCTGGGGCTCATGCTCACTTGGGCGCTGCTCTTCCTTGCCCTCTTCTCCTACTTCATGGAGTCACGTGTGGATGAGGCCATGGCGCTCTCGCATGCCGATACGCGCCGCCTCACCTCTGTGCAGGGCAACACTCGCAGTGCTATGATGATCCCTCGCCAGACTTTGCCTGCCACCTCAGCATCCACAACCTCCAGAGCTCAAAAGGAGCGGATACCCAACAGTGAGCAGGAGGCCTACGTTTACCCTGATGAACATAACCTAGCAACCTGGTCTGTAAGATCACGCTCAGGCACTGTAATTCACACTGTTGAAAAACAGGAAAGCAACCAAACCTTTTCTCAACTGGtagaagaggaggatgaggaagaggtgGTGGAAATGATTGATGAGGAGGACAGGAGCAGAAGGAATCAAAGAAAAACCAACAATTGGTTTGACTCCAATCCAGAGGAGTTTTACACTATTAAGTCAACGTCAGTGGTGCAGCGTTTGTGGCAGGGCAGGGCCTCACTGGACATGCTCAGTCCACGCTTGCAGAAGGCTGTAAAAGACTACATGAACGTTAATAAACATGGCGTGTCCTACAGGGGCCGACGGTCAGTAGGGATGAGTAGGACACGCCTTCTGTGTGAAATGAAGAGGAAGGCCAAAGTGAAGACACTGAATGGGGAAGAGCGACCCTTCTCTTCACTGGGCTGGCAGAAGATCGTACCAGCTTTGCCCCTTGAGCGCCTCTATGGCCCAGGTTTCGGCTCCTGTGCTGTAGTCACCTCAGCTGGTGCCATCCTCCACTCTGGACTGGGAAAGGAGATTG ATTCCCATGATGCTGTTCTGAGGTTTAATTCAGCCCCTACCAAAGGTTATGAAAGAGACGTTGGGAATAAGACTACCATTCGTGTAATCAACTCCCAG ATCCTGGCTAACTCCAGGCACCAATTCAACATCAGCTCACTGTACAAGAATATGACACTGGTGGCCTGGGACCCTGCGCCCTACACTGTCAACCTGCATAAA TGGTATAAGAACCCGGACTACAACCTGTTCACTCCCTACATGAAGTACAGGAAGCAGTTTCCTGATCAGCCTTTCTACATTCTGCACCCCAAGTTTATCTGGCAACTATGGGACGTGATTCAGGCCAACACCCTGGAGAACATTCAGCCCAATCCACCTTCATCAGGGTTCATTG GCATCTTGCTGATGATGTGGTTATGTGACGAGGTTGACGTTTACGAGTACATTCCATCTCTAAGACAGACTGACTTGTGCCATTACCACGAGCGCTACTACGATGCTGCATGCACGCTGGGAGCCTATCACCCTCTGCTCTATGAGAAAGTACTCATCCAGCGTGCCAACTCCGGATCTCAGAGCGACCTTCGGAGGAAAGGCAAGGTCACACTCCCTGGCTTTAGGACCATCCACTGTAACCCCTGA
- the tmtops2b gene encoding teleost multiple tissue opsin 2b, whose amino-acid sequence MSDKDLLTFLDFNSSDSPVPKLSPAGFIALSVILGFIMTLGFLNNFIVLVLFCKFKKLRTPVNMLLLNISVSDMLVCVCGTSLSFASSVRGRWLLGRTGCMWYGFINSCFGIVSLISLMILSYERYSTMTVYNNQGPNYRKHLLAVGGSWLYSLIWTVPPLLGWSSYGLEGAGTSCSVSWTDHSPKSHAYIICLFIFCLGLPVLLMVYSYGRLLYAVKQLGKIHKTARRRDYHLLFMITTTVVCYLLCWTPYSVVALMASFGRPGIITPVASIIPSLLAKSSTVINPVIYIFMNKQFYRCFRTLLGYKERSAVPDDHSLMATKNTAIQLKCIMHNNPVPSPAHTPPLLQERRCSTVTMEQSSTA is encoded by the exons TAAGGACCTGCTCACTTTTCTGGACTTCAACTCGAGCGACTCTCCGGTGCCGAAGCTCTCCCCCGCGGGATTCATTGCGCTCTCCGTTATCTTGGGTTTTATAATGACTTTAGGCTTTTTGAACAACTTCATCGTCCTGGTGCTTTTCTGTAAATTTAAGAAGCTCAGGACGCCGGTGAACATGCTCCTACTGAACATCAGTGTGAGTGACATGCTGGTGTGTGTATGCGGCACGAGCCTGAGCTTCGCGTCCAGTGTGCGCGGCCGCTGGCTGCTGGGGAGGACAGGATGCATGTGGTACGGCTTCATCAACTCCTGCTTCG GTATTGTGTCTCTAATATCCTTGATGATTTTGTCTTATGAGCGCTACAGCACAATGACCGTGTATAACAACCAGGGACCAAACTACCGTAAACACTTGCTGGCAGTTGGGGGCTCATGGCTGTACTCTTTGATTTGGACAGTGCCACCCCTGCTGGGCTGGAGTAGTTACGGGTTAGAGGGAGCCGGCACCAGCTGTTCAGTGTCATGGACCGATCACTCCCCCAAATCCCATGCCTACATTATCTGCCTGTTCATCTTCTGTCTGGGTCTGCCAGTGTTGCTGATGGTGTACAGCTATGGCAGGCTGCTATATGCTGTCAAACAG TTAGGGAAGATTCATAAGACAGCTCGAAGGAGAGATTACCACCTGTTGTTTATGATCACCACCACAGTGGTGTGTTATCTGCTGTGCTGGACACCATACAGTGTGGTCGCCTTAATGGCCTCGTTTGGCCGACCGGGAATCATTACACCTGTTGCGAGCATAATTCCCTCTCTACTTGCCAAGAGCAGCACCGTCATCAACCCAGTTATATACATCTTCATGAACAAACAG TTCTACAGATGTTTCCGGACACTGTTAGGTTATAAGGAAAGGTCAGCAGTGCCTGACGACCACTCTTTAATGGCCACCAAGAACACTGCGATCCAGCTCAAATGCATCATGCACAACAACCCTGTGCCCTCTCCAGCACATACACCCCCCCTTCTGCAGGAACGCAGGTGTAGCACGGTCACTATGGAGCAAAGCAGCACAGCCTAA